A stretch of Gossypium hirsutum isolate 1008001.06 chromosome A06, Gossypium_hirsutum_v2.1, whole genome shotgun sequence DNA encodes these proteins:
- the LOC107962275 gene encoding BOI-related E3 ubiquitin-protein ligase 1 isoform X2 — translation MAVEARHLNIFSSQFITNSHRVFIKSNQGIGEIYNTQMDSCVPLIDSNSMHEGSQLLPLYQPLLCHPNISANKADSGLTTYNMSIPVSAPRKRSRDSFTNGFDSYSLPQNNNLSGASSDVDDDVFSQIQQQHDIDRFISDHTEKMRLEVEERRKRQSRMLITAIQERVMKKLKEKDEEIQRIGKLNWVLQERVKSLYVENQLWRDLAQTNEATANSLRNNLEQVLAHAGDSGRGGAALADDAESSCGSSDQGWREVVPPQAQGSCGAQDNNKAVVVGNNNRKCRKCGEKESSVLLLPCRHLCLCTMCGSTMVGTCPVCLSLTNASVHVNML, via the exons ATGGCAGTTGAAGCTCGGCATCTGAATATTTTCTCTTCTCAGTTCATCACCAATAGTCACAG ggtttttattaaatcaaatcaaGGGATTGGGGAAATATACAATACCCAGATGGATTCTTGTGTTCCTTTAATTGATTCAAATTCAATGCATGAAGGTTCACAACTTTTACCATTATATCAACCCCTCCTTTGTCATCCAAATATTTCAGCCAACAAAGCTGATAGCGGTCTTACAACTTACAACATGAGTATCCCAGTTTCAGCTCCAAGAAAAAGGTCTAGAGATTCATTCACCAATGGCTTTGATTCGTATTCGCTCCCTCAAAACAACAACCTTTCTGGTGCTTCCTCAGACGTTGATGATGATGTCTTCTCCCAGATCCAACAACAACATGATATTGACCGTTTTATTTCTGATCAT ACAGAAAAAATGAGGTTGGAAGTTGAAGAGAGACGAAAGAGGCAGTCAAGAATGTTGATTACAGCGATCCAAGAAAGGGTGATGAAGAAACTcaaggaaaaagatgaagaaatccAGAGAATAGGGAAACTCAATTGGGTTCTTCAAGAACGGGTTAAAAGCCTATACGTAGAGAATCAACTGTGGAGAGACTTGGCACAAACAAACGAAGCGACGGCCAATTCCCTACGCAACAATCTAGAACAAGTCCTGGCACATGCGGGAGACAGCGGGAGAGGAGGTGCCGCTTTGGCAGATGATGCAGAGTCCAGCTGTGGCAGCAGCGACCAAGGGTGGCGTGAGGTGGTGCCACCACAAGCACAGGGGAGTTGTGGGGCGCAGGATAATAATAAGGCGGTGGTTGTTGGGAACAATAATAGGAAGTGCAGAAAGTGTGGGGAGAAAGAGTCAAGTGTCCTGTTGCTGCCATGCAGACATCTATGTCTTTGTACAATGTGTGGGTCCACCATGGTAGGCACTTGCCCTGTTTGTCTTTCTCTTACCAACGCCAGTGTTCATGTTAACATGTTATGA
- the LOC107962275 gene encoding BOI-related E3 ubiquitin-protein ligase 1 isoform X1 — translation MAVEARHLNIFSSQFITNSHSRVFIKSNQGIGEIYNTQMDSCVPLIDSNSMHEGSQLLPLYQPLLCHPNISANKADSGLTTYNMSIPVSAPRKRSRDSFTNGFDSYSLPQNNNLSGASSDVDDDVFSQIQQQHDIDRFISDHTEKMRLEVEERRKRQSRMLITAIQERVMKKLKEKDEEIQRIGKLNWVLQERVKSLYVENQLWRDLAQTNEATANSLRNNLEQVLAHAGDSGRGGAALADDAESSCGSSDQGWREVVPPQAQGSCGAQDNNKAVVVGNNNRKCRKCGEKESSVLLLPCRHLCLCTMCGSTMVGTCPVCLSLTNASVHVNML, via the exons ATGGCAGTTGAAGCTCGGCATCTGAATATTTTCTCTTCTCAGTTCATCACCAATAGTCACAG CAGggtttttattaaatcaaatcaaGGGATTGGGGAAATATACAATACCCAGATGGATTCTTGTGTTCCTTTAATTGATTCAAATTCAATGCATGAAGGTTCACAACTTTTACCATTATATCAACCCCTCCTTTGTCATCCAAATATTTCAGCCAACAAAGCTGATAGCGGTCTTACAACTTACAACATGAGTATCCCAGTTTCAGCTCCAAGAAAAAGGTCTAGAGATTCATTCACCAATGGCTTTGATTCGTATTCGCTCCCTCAAAACAACAACCTTTCTGGTGCTTCCTCAGACGTTGATGATGATGTCTTCTCCCAGATCCAACAACAACATGATATTGACCGTTTTATTTCTGATCAT ACAGAAAAAATGAGGTTGGAAGTTGAAGAGAGACGAAAGAGGCAGTCAAGAATGTTGATTACAGCGATCCAAGAAAGGGTGATGAAGAAACTcaaggaaaaagatgaagaaatccAGAGAATAGGGAAACTCAATTGGGTTCTTCAAGAACGGGTTAAAAGCCTATACGTAGAGAATCAACTGTGGAGAGACTTGGCACAAACAAACGAAGCGACGGCCAATTCCCTACGCAACAATCTAGAACAAGTCCTGGCACATGCGGGAGACAGCGGGAGAGGAGGTGCCGCTTTGGCAGATGATGCAGAGTCCAGCTGTGGCAGCAGCGACCAAGGGTGGCGTGAGGTGGTGCCACCACAAGCACAGGGGAGTTGTGGGGCGCAGGATAATAATAAGGCGGTGGTTGTTGGGAACAATAATAGGAAGTGCAGAAAGTGTGGGGAGAAAGAGTCAAGTGTCCTGTTGCTGCCATGCAGACATCTATGTCTTTGTACAATGTGTGGGTCCACCATGGTAGGCACTTGCCCTGTTTGTCTTTCTCTTACCAACGCCAGTGTTCATGTTAACATGTTATGA
- the LOC107962275 gene encoding BOI-related E3 ubiquitin-protein ligase 1 isoform X3, whose translation MAVEARHLNIFSSQFITNSHSRVFIKSNQGIGEIYNTQMDSCVPLIDSNSMHEVSAPRKRSRDSFTNGFDSYSLPQNNNLSGASSDVDDDVFSQIQQQHDIDRFISDHTEKMRLEVEERRKRQSRMLITAIQERVMKKLKEKDEEIQRIGKLNWVLQERVKSLYVENQLWRDLAQTNEATANSLRNNLEQVLAHAGDSGRGGAALADDAESSCGSSDQGWREVVPPQAQGSCGAQDNNKAVVVGNNNRKCRKCGEKESSVLLLPCRHLCLCTMCGSTMVGTCPVCLSLTNASVHVNML comes from the exons ATGGCAGTTGAAGCTCGGCATCTGAATATTTTCTCTTCTCAGTTCATCACCAATAGTCACAG CAGggtttttattaaatcaaatcaaGGGATTGGGGAAATATACAATACCCAGATGGATTCTTGTGTTCCTTTAATTGATTCAAATTCAATGCATGAAG TTTCAGCTCCAAGAAAAAGGTCTAGAGATTCATTCACCAATGGCTTTGATTCGTATTCGCTCCCTCAAAACAACAACCTTTCTGGTGCTTCCTCAGACGTTGATGATGATGTCTTCTCCCAGATCCAACAACAACATGATATTGACCGTTTTATTTCTGATCAT ACAGAAAAAATGAGGTTGGAAGTTGAAGAGAGACGAAAGAGGCAGTCAAGAATGTTGATTACAGCGATCCAAGAAAGGGTGATGAAGAAACTcaaggaaaaagatgaagaaatccAGAGAATAGGGAAACTCAATTGGGTTCTTCAAGAACGGGTTAAAAGCCTATACGTAGAGAATCAACTGTGGAGAGACTTGGCACAAACAAACGAAGCGACGGCCAATTCCCTACGCAACAATCTAGAACAAGTCCTGGCACATGCGGGAGACAGCGGGAGAGGAGGTGCCGCTTTGGCAGATGATGCAGAGTCCAGCTGTGGCAGCAGCGACCAAGGGTGGCGTGAGGTGGTGCCACCACAAGCACAGGGGAGTTGTGGGGCGCAGGATAATAATAAGGCGGTGGTTGTTGGGAACAATAATAGGAAGTGCAGAAAGTGTGGGGAGAAAGAGTCAAGTGTCCTGTTGCTGCCATGCAGACATCTATGTCTTTGTACAATGTGTGGGTCCACCATGGTAGGCACTTGCCCTGTTTGTCTTTCTCTTACCAACGCCAGTGTTCATGTTAACATGTTATGA
- the LOC107962275 gene encoding BOI-related E3 ubiquitin-protein ligase 1 isoform X4: MAVEARHLNIFSSQFITNSHRVFIKSNQGIGEIYNTQMDSCVPLIDSNSMHEVSAPRKRSRDSFTNGFDSYSLPQNNNLSGASSDVDDDVFSQIQQQHDIDRFISDHTEKMRLEVEERRKRQSRMLITAIQERVMKKLKEKDEEIQRIGKLNWVLQERVKSLYVENQLWRDLAQTNEATANSLRNNLEQVLAHAGDSGRGGAALADDAESSCGSSDQGWREVVPPQAQGSCGAQDNNKAVVVGNNNRKCRKCGEKESSVLLLPCRHLCLCTMCGSTMVGTCPVCLSLTNASVHVNML, translated from the exons ATGGCAGTTGAAGCTCGGCATCTGAATATTTTCTCTTCTCAGTTCATCACCAATAGTCACAG ggtttttattaaatcaaatcaaGGGATTGGGGAAATATACAATACCCAGATGGATTCTTGTGTTCCTTTAATTGATTCAAATTCAATGCATGAAG TTTCAGCTCCAAGAAAAAGGTCTAGAGATTCATTCACCAATGGCTTTGATTCGTATTCGCTCCCTCAAAACAACAACCTTTCTGGTGCTTCCTCAGACGTTGATGATGATGTCTTCTCCCAGATCCAACAACAACATGATATTGACCGTTTTATTTCTGATCAT ACAGAAAAAATGAGGTTGGAAGTTGAAGAGAGACGAAAGAGGCAGTCAAGAATGTTGATTACAGCGATCCAAGAAAGGGTGATGAAGAAACTcaaggaaaaagatgaagaaatccAGAGAATAGGGAAACTCAATTGGGTTCTTCAAGAACGGGTTAAAAGCCTATACGTAGAGAATCAACTGTGGAGAGACTTGGCACAAACAAACGAAGCGACGGCCAATTCCCTACGCAACAATCTAGAACAAGTCCTGGCACATGCGGGAGACAGCGGGAGAGGAGGTGCCGCTTTGGCAGATGATGCAGAGTCCAGCTGTGGCAGCAGCGACCAAGGGTGGCGTGAGGTGGTGCCACCACAAGCACAGGGGAGTTGTGGGGCGCAGGATAATAATAAGGCGGTGGTTGTTGGGAACAATAATAGGAAGTGCAGAAAGTGTGGGGAGAAAGAGTCAAGTGTCCTGTTGCTGCCATGCAGACATCTATGTCTTTGTACAATGTGTGGGTCCACCATGGTAGGCACTTGCCCTGTTTGTCTTTCTCTTACCAACGCCAGTGTTCATGTTAACATGTTATGA